A region of Macaca thibetana thibetana isolate TM-01 chromosome 20, ASM2454274v1, whole genome shotgun sequence DNA encodes the following proteins:
- the ATXN2L gene encoding ataxin-2-like protein isoform X13 has translation MLKPQPPQQPSQPQQPPPTQQAVARRLPGGTSPPNGGLPGPLATSAAPPGPPAAASPCLGPVATTGSGLRRGAEGILAPQPPPPPPQQHQERPGAAAIGSARGQSTGKGPPQSPVFEGVYNNSRMLHFLTAVVGSTCDVKVKNGTTYEGIFKTLSSKFELAVDAVHRKASEPAGGPRREDIVDTMVFKPSDVMLVHFRNVDFNYATKDKFTDSAIAMNSKVNGEHKEKVLQRWEGGDSNSDDYDLESDMSNGWDPNEMFKFNEENYGVKTTYDSSLSSYTVPLEKDNSEEFRQRELRAAQLAREIESSPQYRLRIAMENDDGRTEEEKHSAVQRQGSGRESPSLASREGKYIPLPQRVREGPRGGVRCSSSRGGRPGLSSLPPRGPHHLDNSSPGPGSEARGINGGPSRMSPKAQRPLRGAKTLSSPSNRPSGETSVPPPPAVGRIYPPRSPKSAAPAPISASCPEPPIGSAVPTSSASIPVTSSVSDPGVGSISPASPKISLAPTDVKELSTKEPGRTLEPQELARIAGKVPGLQNEQKRFQLEELRKFGAQFKLQPSSSPENSLDPFPPRILKEEPKGKEKEVDGLLTSEPMGSPVSSKTESVSDKEDKPPLAPAGGTEGPEQPPPPCPSQTGSPPVGLIKGEDKDEGPVAEQVKKSTLNPNAKEFNPTKPLLSVNKSTSTPTSPGPRTHSTPSIPVLTAGQSGLYSPQYISYIPQIHMGPAVQAPQMYPYPVSNSVPGQQGKYRGAKGSLPPQRSDQHQPASAPPMMQAAAAAGPPLVAATPYSSYIPYNPQQFPGQPAMMQPMAHYPSQPVFAPMLQSNPRMLTSGSHPQAIVSSSTPQYPSAEQPTPQALYATVHQSYPHHATQLHAHQPQPATTPTGSQPQSQHAAPSPVQHQAGQAPHLGSGQPQQNLYHPGALTGTPPSLPPGPSAQSPQSSFPQPAAVYAIHHQQLPHGFTNMAHVTQAHVQTGITAAPPPHPGAPHPPQVMLLHPPQSHGGPPQGAVPQSGVPALSASTPSPYPYIGHPQAPLPPPGELKIVLAAT, from the exons ATGTTGAAGCCTCAGCCGCCACAAcagccctcccagccccagcagccGCCCCCCACGCAACAGGCCGTGGCCCGCCGGCTCCCCGGGGGCACCAGCCCTCCCAACGGCGGCCTCCCGGGGCCGCTGGCCACCTCCGCGGCTCCTCCCGGGCCTCCAGCGGCCGCCTCCCCCTGCCTAGGGCCTGTGGCAACTACCGGGAGCGGGCTCCGCCGGGGAGCCGAAGGCATCTTGgcgccgcagccgccgccgccgccgccgcagcagCACCAGGAGAGGCCAGGGGCCGCCGCCATCGGCAGCGCCAG GGGTCAGAGCACAGGAAAGGGACCCCCACAGTCACCT GTGTTTGAAGGCGTCTACAACAATTCCAGAATGCTGCATTTCCTTACAGCTGTTGTG GGCTCCACTTGTGATGTAAAGGTGAAAAATGGTACCACCTATGAGGGTATATTCAAGACGCTAAGCTCAAAG TTTGAACTAGCAGTGGATGCCGTGCACCGGAAAGCATCTGAGCCAGCAGGTGGCCCTCGTCGGGAGGACATTGTGGACACCATGGTGTTTAAGCCAAGTGATGTCATGCTCGTTCACTTCCGAAATGTTGACTTCAACTATGCTACTAAAG ACAAGTTCACCGATTCAGCCATTGCCATGAACTCGAAAGTGAATGGGGAACACAAAGAGAAGGTGCTTCAGCGCTGGGAGGGGGGTGACAGCAACAGCGACGACTACGACCTCGAGTCCGACATG TCCAATGGATGGGACCCCAATGAAATGTTCAAGTTTAATGAGGAGAACTACGGTGTGAAGACCACCTACGATAGCAGTCTTTCTTCTTATAC GGTGCCCTTAGAAAAGGACAACTCAGAAGAATTTCGTCAGCGAGAGCTGCGTGCAGCCCAGTTGGCTCGAGAGATTGAATCAAGCCCCCAGTACCGCCTGCGGATCGCCATGGAGAACGATGATGGGCGCACTGAAGAGGAGAAGCACAGTGCGGTCCAGCGGCAGGGCTCGGGGCGGGAGAGCCCCAGCTTGGCATCCAG GGAGGGGAAGTATATCCCTCTGCCTCAGCGAGTCCGAGAAGGTCCCCGGGGAGGAGTTCGATGCAGCAGCTCTCGGGGCGGTCGGCCTGGCCTTAGCTCTTTGCCACCTCGTGGCCCTCACCATCTGGACAATAGCAGTCCTGGCCCAGGTTCTGAGGCCCGTGGTATCAATGGAG gccctTCCCGCATGTCCCCAAAGGCACAGCGGCCTCTGAGAGGTGCCAAGACTCTGTCTTCACCCAGTAATAGGCCTTCTGGAGAAACTTCTGTTCCACCTCCTCCTGCAG TGGGCCGGATATATCCCCCGCGTTCTCCCAAGTCTGCTGCCCCTGCCCCAATCTCAGCTTCCTGTCCTGAGCCTCCCATCGGCTCGGCAGTGCCAACCTCTTCAGCCTCCATCCCTGTGACCTCATCAGTCTCAGATCCTGGAGTGGGCTCCATTTCCCCAGCTTCTCCAAAGATCTCCCTGGCCCCCACAGATG TAAAAGAACTCTCTACCAAGGAACCTGGGAGAACTCTGGAGCCCCAGGAGCTGGCTCGGATAGCTGGGAAAG TCCCTGGTCTTCAGAATGAACAGAAACGATTCCAACTGGAAGAACTGAGAAAGTTTGGGGCCCAGTTTAAG CTTCAGCCCAGTAGCTCCCCTGAGAACAGCTTGGATCCTTTTCCTCCCCGGATCTTAAAGGAGGAGcccaaaggaaaggagaaggaggttgATGGTCTGTTGACTTCAGAGCCCATGGGGTCTCCCGTCTCCTCCAAGACAGAGTCCGTATCGGATAAGGAGGACAAACCACCCCTGGCACCAGCAGGAGGCACTGAGGGGCCAGAGCAGCCCCCACCACCTTGCCCAAGCCAAACTGGCAGCCCCCCGGTGGGCCTCATCAAGGGAGAAGACAAGGATGAGGGCCCCGTTGCTGA ACAAGTAAAGAAATCAACGTTGAACCCTAATGCTAAGGAATTCAATCCTACAAAGCCTCTGCTGTCTGTG AATAAATCCACCAGTACCCCAACTTCTCCAGGGCCCCGGACTCATTCAACTCCCTCCATCCCGGTGCTGACAGCAGGCCAGAGTGGGCTATACAGCCCCCAGTACATCTCCTACATACCTCAGATCCACATGGGACCAGCTGTGCAG GCACCTCAGATGTATCCATATCCTGTATCCAATTCAGTGCCTGGGCAGCAGGGCAAGTACCGGGGAGCAAAAG gctccCTGCCCCCGCAGCGCTCGGACCAACACCAGCCAGCTTCAGCCCCGCCAATGATGCAGGCCGCCGCGGCTGCTGGCCCACCTCTGGTGGCTGCCACGCCCTATTCTTCCTACATACCCTACAACCCTCAGCAGTTCCCAGGCCAGCCTGCCATGATGCAGCCCATGGCCCACTACCCCTCACAG CCGGTGTTTGCCCCCATGCTTCAGAGCAACCCACGCATGCTGACGTCGGGCAGCCATCCCCAGGCCATCGTGTCATCCTCTACCCCTCAGTACCCTTCTGCGGAGCAGCCCACTCCCCAAGCCCTTTATG CCACTGTTCACCAGTCCTACCCACACCATGCCACGCAGCTCCATGCCCACCAGCCGCAGCCGGCTACCACGCCTACTGGAAGCCAGCCGCAGTCCCAGCATGCGGCCCCCAGTCCTGTCCAG CATCAGGCGGGGCAGGCCCCACACCTGGGCAGTGGACAGCCACAGCAGAATCTGTACCACCCAGGGGCCCTGACAGGCACGCCGCCCTCTCTGCCACCGGGACCTTCTGCCCAGTCCCCTCAGAGCAGCTTCCCCCAGCCAGCCGCTGTGTATGCCATCCACCACCAGCAGCTGCCCCACGGCTTCACCAACATGGCCCATGTTACCCAG gCCCATGTCCAAACTGGAATCACAGCAGCCCCGCCCCCTCACCCTGGGGCTCCCCACCCgccccaggtgatgctgctgcacCCACCCCAGAGTCATGGGGGGCCCCCCCAAGGCGCGGTGCCCCAGAGTGGGGTGCCTGCACTCTCAGCTTCCACACCCTCACCCTACCCCTACATCGGACACCCCCAAG CTCCCCTTCCACCCCCCGGGGAACTGAAGATTGTCCTGGCCGCGACCTGA
- the ATXN2L gene encoding ataxin-2-like protein isoform X16 has product MLKPQPPQQPSQPQQPPPTQQAVARRLPGGTSPPNGGLPGPLATSAAPPGPPAAASPCLGPVATTGSGLRRGAEGILAPQPPPPPPQQHQERPGAAAIGSARGQSTGKGPPQSPVFEGVYNNSRMLHFLTAVVGSTCDVKVKNGTTYEGIFKTLSSKFELAVDAVHRKASEPAGGPRREDIVDTMVFKPSDVMLVHFRNVDFNYATKDKFTDSAIAMNSKVNGEHKEKVLQRWEGGDSNSDDYDLESDMSNGWDPNEMFKFNEENYGVKTTYDSSLSSYTVPLEKDNSEEFRQRELRAAQLAREIESSPQYRLRIAMENDDGRTEEEKHSAVQRQGSGRESPSLASREGKYIPLPQRVREGPRGGVRCSSSRGGRPGLSSLPPRGPHHLDNSSPGPGSEARGINGGPSRMSPKAQRPLRGAKTLSSPSNRPSGETSVPPPPAVGRIYPPRSPKSAAPAPISASCPEPPIGSAVPTSSASIPVTSSVSDPGVGSISPASPKISLAPTDVKELSTKEPGRTLEPQELARIAGKVPGLQNEQKRFQLEELRKFGAQFKLQPSSSPENSLDPFPPRILKEEPKGKEKEVDGLLTSEPMGSPVSSKTESVSDKEDKPPLAPAGGTEGPEQPPPPCPSQTGSPPVGLIKGEDKDEGPVAEQVKKSTLNPNAKEFNPTKPLLSVNKSTSTPTSPGPRTHSTPSIPVLTAGQSGLYSPQYISYIPQIHMGPAVQAPQMYPYPVSNSVPGQQGKYRGAKGSLPPQRSDQHQPASAPPMMQAAAAAGPPLVAATPYSSYIPYNPQQFPGQPAMMQPMAHYPSQPVFAPMLQSNPRMLTSGSHPQAIVSSSTPQYPSAEQPTPQALYATVHQSYPHHATQLHAHQPQPATTPTGSQPQSQHAAPSPVQHQAGQAPHLGSGQPQQNLYHPGALTGTPPSLPPGPSAQSPQSSFPQPAAVYAIHHQQLPHGFTNMAHVTQAHVQTGITAAPPPHPGAPHPPQVMLLHPPQSHGGPPQGAVPQSGVPALSASTPSPYPYIGHPQALSDPDCLLT; this is encoded by the exons ATGTTGAAGCCTCAGCCGCCACAAcagccctcccagccccagcagccGCCCCCCACGCAACAGGCCGTGGCCCGCCGGCTCCCCGGGGGCACCAGCCCTCCCAACGGCGGCCTCCCGGGGCCGCTGGCCACCTCCGCGGCTCCTCCCGGGCCTCCAGCGGCCGCCTCCCCCTGCCTAGGGCCTGTGGCAACTACCGGGAGCGGGCTCCGCCGGGGAGCCGAAGGCATCTTGgcgccgcagccgccgccgccgccgccgcagcagCACCAGGAGAGGCCAGGGGCCGCCGCCATCGGCAGCGCCAG GGGTCAGAGCACAGGAAAGGGACCCCCACAGTCACCT GTGTTTGAAGGCGTCTACAACAATTCCAGAATGCTGCATTTCCTTACAGCTGTTGTG GGCTCCACTTGTGATGTAAAGGTGAAAAATGGTACCACCTATGAGGGTATATTCAAGACGCTAAGCTCAAAG TTTGAACTAGCAGTGGATGCCGTGCACCGGAAAGCATCTGAGCCAGCAGGTGGCCCTCGTCGGGAGGACATTGTGGACACCATGGTGTTTAAGCCAAGTGATGTCATGCTCGTTCACTTCCGAAATGTTGACTTCAACTATGCTACTAAAG ACAAGTTCACCGATTCAGCCATTGCCATGAACTCGAAAGTGAATGGGGAACACAAAGAGAAGGTGCTTCAGCGCTGGGAGGGGGGTGACAGCAACAGCGACGACTACGACCTCGAGTCCGACATG TCCAATGGATGGGACCCCAATGAAATGTTCAAGTTTAATGAGGAGAACTACGGTGTGAAGACCACCTACGATAGCAGTCTTTCTTCTTATAC GGTGCCCTTAGAAAAGGACAACTCAGAAGAATTTCGTCAGCGAGAGCTGCGTGCAGCCCAGTTGGCTCGAGAGATTGAATCAAGCCCCCAGTACCGCCTGCGGATCGCCATGGAGAACGATGATGGGCGCACTGAAGAGGAGAAGCACAGTGCGGTCCAGCGGCAGGGCTCGGGGCGGGAGAGCCCCAGCTTGGCATCCAG GGAGGGGAAGTATATCCCTCTGCCTCAGCGAGTCCGAGAAGGTCCCCGGGGAGGAGTTCGATGCAGCAGCTCTCGGGGCGGTCGGCCTGGCCTTAGCTCTTTGCCACCTCGTGGCCCTCACCATCTGGACAATAGCAGTCCTGGCCCAGGTTCTGAGGCCCGTGGTATCAATGGAG gccctTCCCGCATGTCCCCAAAGGCACAGCGGCCTCTGAGAGGTGCCAAGACTCTGTCTTCACCCAGTAATAGGCCTTCTGGAGAAACTTCTGTTCCACCTCCTCCTGCAG TGGGCCGGATATATCCCCCGCGTTCTCCCAAGTCTGCTGCCCCTGCCCCAATCTCAGCTTCCTGTCCTGAGCCTCCCATCGGCTCGGCAGTGCCAACCTCTTCAGCCTCCATCCCTGTGACCTCATCAGTCTCAGATCCTGGAGTGGGCTCCATTTCCCCAGCTTCTCCAAAGATCTCCCTGGCCCCCACAGATG TAAAAGAACTCTCTACCAAGGAACCTGGGAGAACTCTGGAGCCCCAGGAGCTGGCTCGGATAGCTGGGAAAG TCCCTGGTCTTCAGAATGAACAGAAACGATTCCAACTGGAAGAACTGAGAAAGTTTGGGGCCCAGTTTAAG CTTCAGCCCAGTAGCTCCCCTGAGAACAGCTTGGATCCTTTTCCTCCCCGGATCTTAAAGGAGGAGcccaaaggaaaggagaaggaggttgATGGTCTGTTGACTTCAGAGCCCATGGGGTCTCCCGTCTCCTCCAAGACAGAGTCCGTATCGGATAAGGAGGACAAACCACCCCTGGCACCAGCAGGAGGCACTGAGGGGCCAGAGCAGCCCCCACCACCTTGCCCAAGCCAAACTGGCAGCCCCCCGGTGGGCCTCATCAAGGGAGAAGACAAGGATGAGGGCCCCGTTGCTGA ACAAGTAAAGAAATCAACGTTGAACCCTAATGCTAAGGAATTCAATCCTACAAAGCCTCTGCTGTCTGTG AATAAATCCACCAGTACCCCAACTTCTCCAGGGCCCCGGACTCATTCAACTCCCTCCATCCCGGTGCTGACAGCAGGCCAGAGTGGGCTATACAGCCCCCAGTACATCTCCTACATACCTCAGATCCACATGGGACCAGCTGTGCAG GCACCTCAGATGTATCCATATCCTGTATCCAATTCAGTGCCTGGGCAGCAGGGCAAGTACCGGGGAGCAAAAG gctccCTGCCCCCGCAGCGCTCGGACCAACACCAGCCAGCTTCAGCCCCGCCAATGATGCAGGCCGCCGCGGCTGCTGGCCCACCTCTGGTGGCTGCCACGCCCTATTCTTCCTACATACCCTACAACCCTCAGCAGTTCCCAGGCCAGCCTGCCATGATGCAGCCCATGGCCCACTACCCCTCACAG CCGGTGTTTGCCCCCATGCTTCAGAGCAACCCACGCATGCTGACGTCGGGCAGCCATCCCCAGGCCATCGTGTCATCCTCTACCCCTCAGTACCCTTCTGCGGAGCAGCCCACTCCCCAAGCCCTTTATG CCACTGTTCACCAGTCCTACCCACACCATGCCACGCAGCTCCATGCCCACCAGCCGCAGCCGGCTACCACGCCTACTGGAAGCCAGCCGCAGTCCCAGCATGCGGCCCCCAGTCCTGTCCAG CATCAGGCGGGGCAGGCCCCACACCTGGGCAGTGGACAGCCACAGCAGAATCTGTACCACCCAGGGGCCCTGACAGGCACGCCGCCCTCTCTGCCACCGGGACCTTCTGCCCAGTCCCCTCAGAGCAGCTTCCCCCAGCCAGCCGCTGTGTATGCCATCCACCACCAGCAGCTGCCCCACGGCTTCACCAACATGGCCCATGTTACCCAG gCCCATGTCCAAACTGGAATCACAGCAGCCCCGCCCCCTCACCCTGGGGCTCCCCACCCgccccaggtgatgctgctgcacCCACCCCAGAGTCATGGGGGGCCCCCCCAAGGCGCGGTGCCCCAGAGTGGGGTGCCTGCACTCTCAGCTTCCACACCCTCACCCTACCCCTACATCGGACACCCCCAAG CTCTCAGTGACCCCGACTGTCTCCTGACTTAG
- the ATXN2L gene encoding ataxin-2-like protein isoform X12: protein MLKPQPPQQPSQPQQPPPTQQAVARRLPGGTSPPNGGLPGPLATSAAPPGPPAAASPCLGPVATTGSGLRRGAEGILAPQPPPPPPQQHQERPGAAAIGSARGQSTGKGPPQSPVFEGVYNNSRMLHFLTAVVGSTCDVKVKNGTTYEGIFKTLSSKFELAVDAVHRKASEPAGGPRREDIVDTMVFKPSDVMLVHFRNVDFNYATKDKFTDSAIAMNSKVNGEHKEKVLQRWEGGDSNSDDYDLESDMSNGWDPNEMFKFNEENYGVKTTYDSSLSSYTVPLEKDNSEEFRQRELRAAQLAREIESSPQYRLRIAMENDDGRTEEEKHSAVQRQGSGRESPSLASREGKYIPLPQRVREGPRGGVRCSSSRGGRPGLSSLPPRGPHHLDNSSPGPGSEARGINGGPSRMSPKAQRPLRGAKTLSSPSNRPSGETSVPPPPAVGRIYPPRSPKSAAPAPISASCPEPPIGSAVPTSSASIPVTSSVSDPGVGSISPASPKISLAPTDVKELSTKEPGRTLEPQELARIAGKVPGLQNEQKRFQLEELRKFGAQFKLQPSSSPENSLDPFPPRILKEEPKGKEKEVDGLLTSEPMGSPVSSKTESVSDKEDKPPLAPAGGTEGPEQPPPPCPSQTGSPPVGLIKGEDKDEGPVAEQVKKSTLNPNAKEFNPTKPLLSVNKSTSTPTSPGPRTHSTPSIPVLTAGQSGLYSPQYISYIPQIHMGPAVQAPQMYPYPVSNSVPGQQGKYRGAKGSLPPQRSDQHQPASAPPMMQAAAAAGPPLVAATPYSSYIPYNPQQFPGQPAMMQPMAHYPSQPVFAPMLQSNPRMLTSGSHPQAIVSSSTPQYPSAEQPTPQALYATVHQSYPHHATQLHAHQPQPATTPTGSQPQSQHAAPSPVQHQAGQAPHLGSGQPQQNLYHPGALTGTPPSLPPGPSAQSPQSSFPQPAAVYAIHHQQLPHGFTNMAHVTQAHVQTGITAAPPPHPGAPHPPQVMLLHPPQSHGGPPQGAVPQSGVPALSASTPSPYPYIGHPQVQSHPSQQLPFHPPGN from the exons ATGTTGAAGCCTCAGCCGCCACAAcagccctcccagccccagcagccGCCCCCCACGCAACAGGCCGTGGCCCGCCGGCTCCCCGGGGGCACCAGCCCTCCCAACGGCGGCCTCCCGGGGCCGCTGGCCACCTCCGCGGCTCCTCCCGGGCCTCCAGCGGCCGCCTCCCCCTGCCTAGGGCCTGTGGCAACTACCGGGAGCGGGCTCCGCCGGGGAGCCGAAGGCATCTTGgcgccgcagccgccgccgccgccgccgcagcagCACCAGGAGAGGCCAGGGGCCGCCGCCATCGGCAGCGCCAG GGGTCAGAGCACAGGAAAGGGACCCCCACAGTCACCT GTGTTTGAAGGCGTCTACAACAATTCCAGAATGCTGCATTTCCTTACAGCTGTTGTG GGCTCCACTTGTGATGTAAAGGTGAAAAATGGTACCACCTATGAGGGTATATTCAAGACGCTAAGCTCAAAG TTTGAACTAGCAGTGGATGCCGTGCACCGGAAAGCATCTGAGCCAGCAGGTGGCCCTCGTCGGGAGGACATTGTGGACACCATGGTGTTTAAGCCAAGTGATGTCATGCTCGTTCACTTCCGAAATGTTGACTTCAACTATGCTACTAAAG ACAAGTTCACCGATTCAGCCATTGCCATGAACTCGAAAGTGAATGGGGAACACAAAGAGAAGGTGCTTCAGCGCTGGGAGGGGGGTGACAGCAACAGCGACGACTACGACCTCGAGTCCGACATG TCCAATGGATGGGACCCCAATGAAATGTTCAAGTTTAATGAGGAGAACTACGGTGTGAAGACCACCTACGATAGCAGTCTTTCTTCTTATAC GGTGCCCTTAGAAAAGGACAACTCAGAAGAATTTCGTCAGCGAGAGCTGCGTGCAGCCCAGTTGGCTCGAGAGATTGAATCAAGCCCCCAGTACCGCCTGCGGATCGCCATGGAGAACGATGATGGGCGCACTGAAGAGGAGAAGCACAGTGCGGTCCAGCGGCAGGGCTCGGGGCGGGAGAGCCCCAGCTTGGCATCCAG GGAGGGGAAGTATATCCCTCTGCCTCAGCGAGTCCGAGAAGGTCCCCGGGGAGGAGTTCGATGCAGCAGCTCTCGGGGCGGTCGGCCTGGCCTTAGCTCTTTGCCACCTCGTGGCCCTCACCATCTGGACAATAGCAGTCCTGGCCCAGGTTCTGAGGCCCGTGGTATCAATGGAG gccctTCCCGCATGTCCCCAAAGGCACAGCGGCCTCTGAGAGGTGCCAAGACTCTGTCTTCACCCAGTAATAGGCCTTCTGGAGAAACTTCTGTTCCACCTCCTCCTGCAG TGGGCCGGATATATCCCCCGCGTTCTCCCAAGTCTGCTGCCCCTGCCCCAATCTCAGCTTCCTGTCCTGAGCCTCCCATCGGCTCGGCAGTGCCAACCTCTTCAGCCTCCATCCCTGTGACCTCATCAGTCTCAGATCCTGGAGTGGGCTCCATTTCCCCAGCTTCTCCAAAGATCTCCCTGGCCCCCACAGATG TAAAAGAACTCTCTACCAAGGAACCTGGGAGAACTCTGGAGCCCCAGGAGCTGGCTCGGATAGCTGGGAAAG TCCCTGGTCTTCAGAATGAACAGAAACGATTCCAACTGGAAGAACTGAGAAAGTTTGGGGCCCAGTTTAAG CTTCAGCCCAGTAGCTCCCCTGAGAACAGCTTGGATCCTTTTCCTCCCCGGATCTTAAAGGAGGAGcccaaaggaaaggagaaggaggttgATGGTCTGTTGACTTCAGAGCCCATGGGGTCTCCCGTCTCCTCCAAGACAGAGTCCGTATCGGATAAGGAGGACAAACCACCCCTGGCACCAGCAGGAGGCACTGAGGGGCCAGAGCAGCCCCCACCACCTTGCCCAAGCCAAACTGGCAGCCCCCCGGTGGGCCTCATCAAGGGAGAAGACAAGGATGAGGGCCCCGTTGCTGA ACAAGTAAAGAAATCAACGTTGAACCCTAATGCTAAGGAATTCAATCCTACAAAGCCTCTGCTGTCTGTG AATAAATCCACCAGTACCCCAACTTCTCCAGGGCCCCGGACTCATTCAACTCCCTCCATCCCGGTGCTGACAGCAGGCCAGAGTGGGCTATACAGCCCCCAGTACATCTCCTACATACCTCAGATCCACATGGGACCAGCTGTGCAG GCACCTCAGATGTATCCATATCCTGTATCCAATTCAGTGCCTGGGCAGCAGGGCAAGTACCGGGGAGCAAAAG gctccCTGCCCCCGCAGCGCTCGGACCAACACCAGCCAGCTTCAGCCCCGCCAATGATGCAGGCCGCCGCGGCTGCTGGCCCACCTCTGGTGGCTGCCACGCCCTATTCTTCCTACATACCCTACAACCCTCAGCAGTTCCCAGGCCAGCCTGCCATGATGCAGCCCATGGCCCACTACCCCTCACAG CCGGTGTTTGCCCCCATGCTTCAGAGCAACCCACGCATGCTGACGTCGGGCAGCCATCCCCAGGCCATCGTGTCATCCTCTACCCCTCAGTACCCTTCTGCGGAGCAGCCCACTCCCCAAGCCCTTTATG CCACTGTTCACCAGTCCTACCCACACCATGCCACGCAGCTCCATGCCCACCAGCCGCAGCCGGCTACCACGCCTACTGGAAGCCAGCCGCAGTCCCAGCATGCGGCCCCCAGTCCTGTCCAG CATCAGGCGGGGCAGGCCCCACACCTGGGCAGTGGACAGCCACAGCAGAATCTGTACCACCCAGGGGCCCTGACAGGCACGCCGCCCTCTCTGCCACCGGGACCTTCTGCCCAGTCCCCTCAGAGCAGCTTCCCCCAGCCAGCCGCTGTGTATGCCATCCACCACCAGCAGCTGCCCCACGGCTTCACCAACATGGCCCATGTTACCCAG gCCCATGTCCAAACTGGAATCACAGCAGCCCCGCCCCCTCACCCTGGGGCTCCCCACCCgccccaggtgatgctgctgcacCCACCCCAGAGTCATGGGGGGCCCCCCCAAGGCGCGGTGCCCCAGAGTGGGGTGCCTGCACTCTCAGCTTCCACACCCTCACCCTACCCCTACATCGGACACCCCCAAG TTCAATCTCATCCCTCCCAGCAGCTCCCCTTCCACCCCCCGGGGAACTGA